In Bacillus sp. DX3.1, the following proteins share a genomic window:
- a CDS encoding response regulator transcription factor: MESAKILAVDDEIGILKLLEITLKKENFIHIDTASTGKGALQRIKEKVYDIILLDIMLPDISGFELCTEMRKHTNTPIIFISARSTDFDKLMGLGIGGDDYITKPFNPLEVIARIKVILRRQKMYENSQQQDTLYDYDYFTFNPESATLTVKNQPVECTAKELELLHFFCKNPNRIFTTAQLYEFVWGNDVFGEEKTVTIHISKLRKKLGDDTRKPKIIVNLRGIGYKLIPPNEAFICE, translated from the coding sequence ATGGAATCTGCAAAAATATTAGCAGTAGATGATGAAATTGGTATATTGAAATTACTAGAAATCACATTAAAGAAAGAGAACTTCATTCATATAGACACCGCATCAACGGGTAAAGGTGCACTACAGCGTATTAAAGAAAAAGTATATGATATTATTTTGCTCGATATTATGCTCCCAGATATAAGTGGATTTGAACTATGTACGGAAATGCGAAAACATACAAATACACCTATTATTTTTATTAGCGCGCGTTCTACAGACTTCGATAAATTAATGGGGTTAGGAATAGGTGGAGATGATTATATTACAAAACCTTTTAATCCTTTAGAAGTCATTGCTCGAATAAAAGTCATCCTTCGTCGCCAAAAAATGTATGAAAATTCACAGCAACAGGACACTTTATACGATTATGACTACTTCACTTTTAATCCTGAATCTGCAACATTAACAGTTAAAAATCAACCAGTAGAATGCACAGCAAAAGAGCTGGAGTTACTACATTTCTTTTGCAAAAATCCGAATCGTATTTTCACGACTGCTCAGCTCTACGAATTCGTATGGGGAAATGATGTTTTTGGAGAAGAAAAAACCGTCACGATCCATATATCCAAGCTACGGAAAAAACTTGGTGATGATACACGTAAACCAAAAATCATTGTAAATTTACGAGGAATTGGCTATAAACTCATCCCTCCAAATGAGGCGTTTATATGCGAATAA
- a CDS encoding HAMP domain-containing sensor histidine kinase, translated as MRIKTRFTFHLALGLVFWMLATGFGIVIIIEGILPLFDIIFSTNDEGLLSAWIFGISTIICIGLFGWYFGGPIGFIMAWIHQLSQENYEQPVDLQKIYTKKGKLRMRYLLYQEVLQHLQLLAVKLQAAEIEREKIENAKQEWIAGISHDLKTPLTYIKGYSTLLLNDEYEWSKEEVHSFIQEIDDKGKHMEELIQDLSLVLRLNNTNGALPLNKKNQDLVEFTKRVVASISHNPQASNYKLHFKTDTPVINVEFDHKFMQRILQNILMNSILHNPEHTDIYTRLSDKGENVVIHIMDNGVGISTHMIENLFQQYYRGTTTDSSSDGTGLGMAIVHKLVHAHDGTISVESELSKGTSFNIILPKKGRS; from the coding sequence ATGCGAATAAAAACTCGATTTACTTTCCATTTAGCATTAGGACTTGTTTTTTGGATGCTTGCAACTGGTTTCGGCATTGTCATTATTATTGAAGGTATTCTTCCACTGTTTGATATCATTTTTAGTACAAATGATGAAGGTTTGCTCTCGGCTTGGATTTTTGGTATTAGTACAATTATTTGTATTGGTTTGTTTGGATGGTATTTTGGTGGTCCGATTGGATTCATAATGGCCTGGATTCATCAACTCTCACAAGAAAACTACGAGCAACCTGTAGATTTGCAAAAAATTTATACTAAAAAAGGAAAACTTCGTATGCGTTACCTTCTGTATCAGGAGGTACTTCAACACCTCCAATTATTAGCTGTAAAATTACAAGCTGCTGAAATAGAAAGGGAAAAAATAGAGAATGCCAAACAAGAGTGGATTGCTGGTATTTCTCATGATTTAAAAACGCCTTTAACATATATCAAAGGTTACTCAACGCTTTTATTGAATGATGAGTATGAGTGGTCAAAGGAAGAGGTTCATTCTTTTATTCAAGAAATTGACGATAAAGGAAAACATATGGAAGAATTAATTCAAGACTTAAGCCTCGTATTACGACTCAATAACACTAACGGTGCGCTACCTTTAAACAAGAAGAATCAAGATTTAGTTGAATTTACAAAAAGGGTTGTTGCCAGCATTAGTCATAATCCACAAGCAAGTAACTATAAACTGCACTTTAAAACGGATACACCTGTGATTAACGTTGAATTTGATCATAAATTCATGCAACGTATTTTACAAAACATTCTAATGAATTCCATTTTGCACAATCCTGAACATACCGATATATATACACGACTTTCCGACAAAGGTGAAAATGTAGTGATCCACATTATGGATAATGGTGTTGGCATATCCACTCATATGATAGAAAATCTCTTTCAACAATATTACCGTGGCACAACAACTGATTCCTCCTCTGATGGCACTGGACTTGGAATGGCAATTGTCCATAAACTTGTTCATGCTCATGATGGTACAATCTCTGTTGAGAGCGAACTTTCTAAAGGGACATCATTCAATATTATATTACCGAAAAAAGGACGTTCATAA
- a CDS encoding mechanosensitive ion channel family protein yields MDLLTFTEEFFNYVRKFLLLRFTLFALVLMTFSFVINRIIDWFFRKSSFFDEEVEQTIQSVIRSIFRYGIMISLVIYLISQFVDIKGILAGAGIAGVIVGFAAQQMLKDVILGFARLTDKEFRVGDFVTFNGTSSGTIEEISIRFMQIREWSGKLLTIPHGEIRTIQNFKKGWMRVIERITVSYQEDPTRIKELLEKVSVICNEKLDQSLYRIEDEAVEPFQYIGITDLNPNLKYVGYEFCIVGLVKPEEYFETSRQVRFVLMSIFHKNQVQMPTANMFVHTEKLQEIPGEQLSPSR; encoded by the coding sequence ATGGATTTATTAACTTTTACTGAGGAATTTTTTAATTATGTAAGGAAGTTTTTACTTTTAAGATTTACACTATTTGCTTTGGTTCTCATGACCTTTTCCTTTGTCATAAACCGTATTATTGATTGGTTCTTTAGGAAGTCAAGTTTTTTTGATGAAGAAGTAGAACAGACGATTCAAAGTGTAATTCGATCAATTTTTAGGTATGGAATTATGATCAGCCTTGTTATTTATCTAATTAGTCAATTTGTAGATATAAAAGGTATTCTTGCAGGTGCAGGGATTGCCGGAGTTATCGTCGGTTTTGCTGCACAACAGATGCTAAAAGATGTTATATTAGGGTTCGCAAGATTAACGGACAAAGAGTTTCGTGTCGGCGATTTTGTTACTTTTAACGGAACAAGTTCAGGTACCATTGAGGAAATCAGTATTCGCTTTATGCAAATTCGTGAATGGTCGGGAAAACTCCTTACCATCCCACATGGAGAGATTAGAACGATACAAAATTTTAAAAAAGGCTGGATGCGGGTTATTGAACGGATTACGGTAAGTTATCAGGAAGATCCTACAAGAATAAAGGAATTGTTAGAAAAAGTAAGTGTTATCTGCAATGAAAAATTGGATCAAAGCCTATATAGGATAGAGGACGAGGCTGTTGAACCATTTCAATATATTGGTATTACAGACTTAAATCCAAACCTTAAATATGTTGGGTACGAATTTTGTATTGTAGGCTTGGTTAAACCTGAAGAGTATTTTGAAACTTCCAGGCAAGTAAGGTTTGTACTAATGTCTATATTCCATAAGAATCAAGTACAAATGCCAACAGCGAACATGTTCGTTCATACTGAAAAATTACAGGAGATTCCTGGAGAGCAGCTTTCACCAAGCAGGTAA
- a CDS encoding VOC family protein yields the protein MKIVVTSIFVQDQDKALEFYSEKLGFVKKEDVPVGKFRWITLVSPDDQGGTELLLEPNEHPAAKEYQKKIFAEGIPATMFGVTDIHKEYERLLEKGVKFTIEPTKMGEVTIAVFDDTCGNFIQIVQK from the coding sequence ATGAAAATCGTTGTTACTAGTATATTCGTACAAGATCAAGACAAGGCACTGGAGTTTTATTCAGAAAAGCTAGGGTTTGTAAAAAAGGAGGACGTTCCCGTAGGAAAATTTAGGTGGATAACGCTTGTTTCTCCTGATGATCAGGGCGGTACTGAGCTTTTACTCGAACCGAATGAACATCCTGCCGCAAAAGAGTATCAAAAGAAAATATTTGCTGAAGGCATCCCAGCAACAATGTTTGGTGTTACAGATATTCATAAAGAGTACGAACGATTATTGGAAAAAGGCGTGAAGTTTACTATAGAGCCGACAAAAATGGGCGAAGTCACAATAGCTGTCTTTGACGATACATGCGGCAACTTTATTCAGATAGTGCAGAAGTAA